The Daucus carota subsp. sativus chromosome 2, DH1 v3.0, whole genome shotgun sequence genome includes a window with the following:
- the LOC108203226 gene encoding uncharacterized protein LOC108203226, translating to MGRMTRPHTICGSTLQMDVYQVPSLTRCRIFAASLRGHAELWFSKLDPGIISSWESMGDLFIRQFQSSMTYAPPVATLANIKQGSGETLHDYFKRFIAEVPYVREATDEAVKNFLITGLRRCSDFWKDIQAHEPATLQDFYR from the coding sequence ATGGGGAGGATGACCCGGCCTCATACTATATGCGGTTCAACATTGCAAATGGACGTCTACCAAGTCCCCAGCCTCACGCGTTGCAGGATCTTCGCTGCCTCGCTTCGAGGGCACGCCGAACTGTGGTTCTCTAAGCTAGATCCAGGGATAATAAGCTCTTGGGAATCAATGGGAGACCTATTTATCAGGCAGTTTCAGTCTTCCATGACCTACGCACCTCCTGTGGCCACTTTAGCCAACATCAAACAGGGGAGCGGGGAAACCCTCCATGATTACTTCAAGAGATTCATCGCTGAGGTCCCTTACGTGAGAGAGGCCACTGATGAAGCTGTAAAGAATTTCCTGATCACTGGGCTGAGGAGATGCTCGGACTTTTGGAAAGATATTCAGGCTCATGAGCCCGCCACTCTCCAGGATTTCTATCGGTAG